The genomic window CTGCTGGCGGGCGTGGCCTTGATCCTCCACTTCCTCTTCCTGTTCTGTGTGGAGCCCACTGATTGGTCAGAGCTGATGACTTCAGGGCTGCTGGCGACATCACTGACCGCCTCCCTCCTCAGCCTGATGGGCGTGGCCCTGGACCGTTACCTGTCGCTAAGCCACGCCCTCACCTACGGCTCCCGCCACTCGCGTCGATGCGCTGCTGGTCTGCTGGCACTCGTCTGGCTGGGGTCGTGCCTGATCGGCTCGGGCCCGATGCTGGGGTGGCACTGCCTCAATGACATCACATCCTGTTCCGTGGCACGACCCCTGACACGGACGTACCTGTCGTTGCTCTGCGGCGGCTTCCTGCTGGTCGTCATGGTAACGCTGCAGCTATACACCGGGATCTGCCGCGTTGCTAGGCGGCACGCCCACGCCATCGCCACGCAGAGGCACTTCCTGCCTGACAACCAATCGTATGCCAGCAAGCACGGGGGCCGGGGGAAGGGCCTCTCTCGGCTGTTGTTAGTG from Coregonus clupeaformis isolate EN_2021a chromosome 17, ASM2061545v1, whole genome shotgun sequence includes these protein-coding regions:
- the gpr186 gene encoding G protein-coupled receptor 186, with the protein product MMTQNNMDIWFEESSGSGMSSPLSQLDQSDPTTVPEAPPLSLWGVALCVSGTLIVSENTIVVAAILATPSLRAPVFLLLASLALADLLAGVALILHFLFLFCVEPTDWSELMTSGLLATSLTASLLSLMGVALDRYLSLSHALTYGSRHSRRCAAGLLALVWLGSCLIGSGPMLGWHCLNDITSCSVARPLTRTYLSLLCGGFLLVVMVTLQLYTGICRVARRHAHAIATQRHFLPDNQSYASKHGGRGKGLSRLLLVLGVFVSCWTPFALYGLLGDASSSPLYTYATLVPAAGNSLLNPLLYSLRNRDIRKVLLHACCPHRHTHNTHRPVDL